In Argiope bruennichi chromosome X1, qqArgBrue1.1, whole genome shotgun sequence, a single window of DNA contains:
- the LOC129958682 gene encoding uncharacterized protein LOC129958682: MNSGCGTKNETLSKVGVSDKLSDDQLLEKFNIKKCSVILERLKSSEYDAAVIKSSSQKITECNRPFDLNGEFQGSQASGKQNEHNVGINPVRIARKLTYYGTGPDIVIVKEIPFLSVNTEEDTEEEASWKKGLIIEKMDIREHLNRYVPEIEEDMGKCKSTFPPRLYNRSRRPAKFFKRNTENIVETVKAQEDMAKCKSTSPLHLNNRSNQSAEILKRNTEDIVETVKAQDDMAKCKSTSPLHLNNRNNQSAEILKRNAENIVETVEAQRDILKKQVKRPKRNNQNTAVKRPKRNNQNTAVKRPKRNNQNTAVKRPKRNNQNTAVKRPKRNNQNTAVQAISDSNQERKKTEKRRDTDRMNHGSMIKNESISQTKTSQLHLNNRIDPKFLKIDRRRMLERYRMRHKRSYMTNPGKAVMEKKIYYDLRKKYGIKECFVVISQTPEIRELIRRKSFKVHYGQDFLKSIAQQAYSVAGLNVDLDELYKETRLSQFSSLSQKGFKRVIWGFIKHMFKCESFIKKRLENIARDQGKLDEQVTRRKMWYNNRNNENDHITVEDRNIVHKLIRKLLINIKYPLVLADRNEIAAYLARKLAQQNKIDHEKSQQPNCNHYNECHSEKEFDHTQMSKISLKMGEKLQDLNDDGKENHTGKQPLIFDSQQDIETETMQNDDNDASSYVSSKQCESVQYHLPVKCHQTAVTETDCIPFQLTDNNKNTDTRNALKEVTYDASPECNPLSLDREISQNMKPNDDASENKIFSAENECNPPTLSKEIPLHMEHIDNTTENLSFEAASKCNPPSLSREIPLGMEHVNNASENLSLRAANEYNSPTLSRETPPIIVHFDDASENKGCNAANDNFFVIDDADDSDSDFEKKSCVSYSEECSGADQQS; this comes from the coding sequence atgaaTTCAGGCTGTGGCACAAAGAATGAAACTCTTTCAAAAGTAGGAGTATCTGACAAATTATCTGATGATCaacttttggaaaaatttaacataaaaaagtgTTCAGTAATACTTGAACGCTTGAAGTCTAGTGAATATGATGCAGCTGTCATCAAATCATCTTCTCAGAAAATAACAGAATGTAATAGACCTTTTGATTTGAATGGAGAATTTCAAGGCTCACAGGCTTCAGGAAAGCAAAATGAGCATAATGTTGGAATCAATCCAGTTCGCATTGCCAGAAAATTAACATATTATGGAACAGGTCCAGATATTGTAATAGTTAAAGAAATACCATTTCTTTCAGTAAATACAGAAGAAGATACAGAAGAAGAGGCGAGTTGGAAGAAGggattaattatagaaaaaatggaTATTCGTGAGCATTTAAACCGTTATGTTCCAGAAATCGAAGAAGATATGGGAAAATGCAAATCAACTTTTCCACCCCGTTTGTATAATAGAAGCAGGCGACcagctaaattttttaaaagaaatacagaaaacaTTGTTGAAACTGTGAAAGCGCAAGAAGATATGGCAAAATGCAAATCAACTTCTCCACTCCATTTGAATAATAGAAGTAATCAAtcagctgaaattttaaaaagaaatacagaagACATAGTTGAAACTGTGAAAGCACAAGATGATATGGCAAAATGCAAATCAACTTCTCCACTCCAtttgaataatagaaataatcaatcagctgaaattttaaaaagaaatgcagaaaACATTGTTGAAACTGTGGAAGCGCAAAGGGACATTTTGAAAAAGCAGGTTAAGCGTCCTAAAAGGAATAACCAAAATACAGCTGTTAAGCGTCCTAAAAGGAATAACCAAAATACAGCTGTTAAGCGTCCTAAAAGGAATAACCAAAATACAGCTGTTAAGCGTCCTAAAAGGAATAACCAAAATACAGCTGTTAAGCGTCCTAAAAGGAATAACCAAAATACAGCTGTGCAAGCTATAAGTGATtcaaatcaagaaagaaaaaaaacagagaaaagaAGAGATACTGATCGCATGAATCATGGAAGTATGATAAAGAACGAATCAATTTCTCAAACCAAAACTTCTCAACTCCATTTGAATAATCGAATAgatcctaaatttttaaaaatagatagaaGAAGAATGTTGGAAAGGTATAGGATGCGCCATAAAAGAAGTTATATGACTAACCCTGGGAAAGCtgtaatggagaaaaaaatttactatgatctaagaaaaaaatatggaataaaagaatgttttgttGTTATATCACAAACTCCTGAAATCCGCGAACTGATACGACGTAAATCCTTCAAAGTTCATTATGGTcaagattttttgaaaagtattgctCAACAAGCTTACTCGGTAGCTGGATTAAACGTAGACTTAGACGAGTTATATAAGGAGACAAGACTCAGTCAGTTCTCAAGTCTAAGTCAAAAAGGATTTAAACGTGTGATCTGGGGATTTATAAAGCACATGTTTAAATgtgaatcattcattaaaaagagGCTTGAAAATATTGCTAGAGATCAGGGCAAATTGGATGAACAAGTAACAAGAAGGAAGATGTGGTATAATAATCGGAATAATGAAAATGATCATATAACTGTCGAAGATAGGAATATAGTCCATAAACTAATACGcaaacttttgataaatataaagtaCCCCTTAGTTCTGGCAGACAGAAATGAAATAGCTGCTTATTTAGCCAGAAAACTTGCTCAACAGAATAAAATTGACCATGAAAAGTCTCAACAACCTAACTGTAATCATTATAATGAATGTCATAGTGAAAAGGAGTTTGATCATACCCAAAtgtctaaaatttcattaaagatggGTGAAAAACTTCAGGATTTAAATGATGATGGTAAAGAAAATCATACTGGAAAGCAGCCACTTATCTTTGACAGCCAGCAAGACATTGAGACTGAAACAATGCAAAATGATGATAATGATGCATCATCCTATGTAAGTTCTAAACAATGTGAAAGTGTGCAATATCACTTGCCAGTAAAATGTCATCAGACTGCAGTAACAGAAACGGATTGTATTCCATTTCAGTTAACTGACAATAATAAGAACACAGATACAAGAAATGCGTTGAAGGAAGTTACATACGATGCGAGTCCTGAGTGTAATCCACTGTCCCTAGATagagaaatttctcaaaatatgaagCCTAATGATGATGctagtgaaaataaaatctttagtgCAGAAAATGAGTGCAATCCACCAACATTAAGTAAAGAAATTCCTCTGCATATGGAACATATTGATAATACCACTGAAAATTTAAGCTTTGAAGCAGCAAGTAAGTGCAATCCACCATCATTAAGTAGAGAAATTCCTTTGGGAATGGAGCATGTTAATAATGCCAGTGAAAATTTAAGTCTTCGTGCAGCAAATGAGTATAATTCACCAACTTTAAGTAGAGAAACTCCTCCGATTATAGTGCATTTTGATGATGCCAGTGAAAATAAAGGCTGTAATGcagcaaatgataatttttttgtcattgatGATGCTGATGATTCTGattctgattttgaaaaaaagagtTGTGTTTCATATTCAGAGGAATGCTCTGGAGCAGATCAGCAGTCGTAA